The following proteins are encoded in a genomic region of Chroicocephalus ridibundus chromosome 29, bChrRid1.1, whole genome shotgun sequence:
- the RDH8 gene encoding retinol dehydrogenase 8 isoform X1 yields MATLVPRTVLVTGCSSGIGLALAVRLAQDPQQRYQVIATMRDLRKKEKLEEAAGAALGKTLSIQRLDVCSDSSVAECMASIPGGRVDVLVNNAGVGHVGPVESISVEEMKRIFETNFFGAVRMIKAVLPDMKRRQSGHIVVISSVMGLQGIVFNDVYAASKFAVEGFCESLAVQLLQFNVFVSMVEPGPVNTDFELKLMEEVSRSEFPGTDPATVRYFKDVYLPASHEIFTTLGQSPAAVAEAIVNVIGARRPAFRTQTNRLYTPLVALKYADPSGDLSVRTYYRLLFDYGTLFHLSMGALRCLTCGCFRRRVTPV; encoded by the exons atGGCCACCCTGGTGCCCCGCACCGTCCTCGTCACCGGCTGCTCCTCCGGCATCGGCCTGGCCCTCGCCGTCAGGTTGGCGCAGGACCCCCAGCAGCGCTACCAGG TCATCGCCACCATGCGGGACCTGCGGAAGAAGGAGAAATTGGAagaggcggcgggagcggcgctgGGAAAGACGCTGAGCATCCAACGCCTGGACGTCTGCAGCGATAGCTCGGTGGCGGAGTGCATGGCGAGCATCCCCGGGGGCCGCGTGGACGTGCTGG TGAATAACGCCGGCGTGGGGCACGTGGGGCCCGTGGAGAGTATCAGCGTGGAGGAGATGAAGCGCATCTTCGAGACCAACTTCTTCGGGGCCGTGAGGATGATCAAGGCTGTCCTCCCCGACATGAAGCGACGGCAGAGCGGTCACATCGTGGTCATCAGCAGCGTcatggggctgcagg GGATCGTCTTCAACGACGTCTACGCCGCCTCCAAGTTCGCCGTGGAGGGATTTTGCGAGAGCCTGGCCgtgcagctgctgcagttcaACGTCTT cgTCTCCATGGTGGAACCGGGCCCCGTGAACACGGATTTTGAGCTGAAGCTGATGGAGGAAGTTTCACGCTCCGAATTTCCCGGCACCGACCCGGCTACTGTGCGGTATTTCAAGGACGTCTACCTGCCGGCTTCCCACGAGATCTTCACCACGCTggggcagagccccgccgccgtggccgag GCCATCGTGAACGTGATCGGAGCCAGGCGCCCGGCTTTCCGCACCCAAACCAACCGCCTCTACACGCCCTTGGTGGCCCTCAAGTACGCGGATCCCTCGGGGGACCTCTCCGTGAGGACCTACTACCGCCTGCTCTTCGACTACGGCACCCTCTTCCACCTCAGCATGGGCGCCCTGCGGTGCCTCACCTGCGGCTGCTTCCGCCGGAGGGTCACCCCGGTCTGA
- the RDH8 gene encoding retinol dehydrogenase 8 isoform X2, with amino-acid sequence MRDLRKKEKLEEAAGAALGKTLSIQRLDVCSDSSVAECMASIPGGRVDVLVNNAGVGHVGPVESISVEEMKRIFETNFFGAVRMIKAVLPDMKRRQSGHIVVISSVMGLQGIVFNDVYAASKFAVEGFCESLAVQLLQFNVFVSMVEPGPVNTDFELKLMEEVSRSEFPGTDPATVRYFKDVYLPASHEIFTTLGQSPAAVAEAIVNVIGARRPAFRTQTNRLYTPLVALKYADPSGDLSVRTYYRLLFDYGTLFHLSMGALRCLTCGCFRRRVTPV; translated from the exons ATGCGGGACCTGCGGAAGAAGGAGAAATTGGAagaggcggcgggagcggcgctgGGAAAGACGCTGAGCATCCAACGCCTGGACGTCTGCAGCGATAGCTCGGTGGCGGAGTGCATGGCGAGCATCCCCGGGGGCCGCGTGGACGTGCTGG TGAATAACGCCGGCGTGGGGCACGTGGGGCCCGTGGAGAGTATCAGCGTGGAGGAGATGAAGCGCATCTTCGAGACCAACTTCTTCGGGGCCGTGAGGATGATCAAGGCTGTCCTCCCCGACATGAAGCGACGGCAGAGCGGTCACATCGTGGTCATCAGCAGCGTcatggggctgcagg GGATCGTCTTCAACGACGTCTACGCCGCCTCCAAGTTCGCCGTGGAGGGATTTTGCGAGAGCCTGGCCgtgcagctgctgcagttcaACGTCTT cgTCTCCATGGTGGAACCGGGCCCCGTGAACACGGATTTTGAGCTGAAGCTGATGGAGGAAGTTTCACGCTCCGAATTTCCCGGCACCGACCCGGCTACTGTGCGGTATTTCAAGGACGTCTACCTGCCGGCTTCCCACGAGATCTTCACCACGCTggggcagagccccgccgccgtggccgag GCCATCGTGAACGTGATCGGAGCCAGGCGCCCGGCTTTCCGCACCCAAACCAACCGCCTCTACACGCCCTTGGTGGCCCTCAAGTACGCGGATCCCTCGGGGGACCTCTCCGTGAGGACCTACTACCGCCTGCTCTTCGACTACGGCACCCTCTTCCACCTCAGCATGGGCGCCCTGCGGTGCCTCACCTGCGGCTGCTTCCGCCGGAGGGTCACCCCGGTCTGA